In the genome of Armatimonadota bacterium, the window GAGGACGTGGACGTGGCCTGGGTCCCGGGAGCGTTCGAGATCCCGCTCGTGGCCCTGCGGCTGGCGCAGAGCGGCCGGTATCACGCGGTGGTCTGTCTGGGGGTCGTGATCCGGGGGGAGACCCCACACTTCGAGTACGTGGCCGGGCAGAGTGCCGCGGGGGTTGCTCGGGCAGCGTTGGAGAGCGGCATCCCCGTGATCTACGGGATCCTCACCACGGATACCCTGGAGCAGGCCCTGGAGCGATCGGGCACCAAGGCCGGAAACCGCGGCCGAGACGCGGCCCTGGCCGCCATCGAGATGGCCAATCTCCTGAGCACGCTGCCGAAGGCCGGGGGGTAGGCGTGACCGAGGATGTGGTGATCGTGGGGGGCGGGATCTGCGGGCTCAGCATCGGCTGGTACCTGGCCCGGGCGGGACGCGGGGTGACCATCCTGGAGAAGGGGCAGGCGGGCCTGGGCGCCACCTGGGCCGCGGCGGGCATGCTGGCCCCGCACGCGGAGGCCGAGCCCGGCGAGGAGTGGATGCTGCCGCTGCTGCGGGCGAGCCGGGATCGGTGGGCGGCCTTTGCCCGCGATCTGGAGACGGCAAGCGGAATACCCGTGGACTACCGGGACGAGGGGACCTTGGTGGTGGCCCTGGACCGGGACGACGTGGAGCGGCTGCGGTTCCTGTACGATTTCCAGAAGCGGCAGCATCTCCCCACGGAGTGGCTGGCCGGGGAGGAGGCCCGGCGCATGGAGCCCTACCTCTCCCCCCGGGTCGTCGCCGCCCTCTACAGTCCCCTCGACCACCAGGTGGACAACGTGAAGGTGGCCCGGGCCCTGGCCGAGGCCTTCCGGCGGGCGGGCGGGCGGCTGCGGGAGAACACGGAGGTGACCCGCATCGTGGTGGACCAGGGCCGGGTGCTGGGCGTGCGCCTGCCGCACGCCTTCCTGGAGGCCTCCACGGTCGTCCTCGCGGCGGGAGCCTGGTCTGCCACCATCCCCGGGTTGCCGGATTCCGTGCGGCCTCCCGTGCGGCCCGTCAAGGGGCAGATGCTGGCCCTGCAGATGCGGCGGGAAGCGCCGCTTCTGCGGCACGTGGTGTGGGGGCCGGAGGCGTACCTCGTGCCCCGGCGGGACGGCCGGCTGCTGGTGGGCGCCACGGTGGAGGAGAAGGGCTTCGATGGCCGTCTCACCGCGGGCGGGATCCTGCAGCTGCTGCGGGGCGCGTGGGAAGTGCTACCGGGGGTTGAGGAGCTCCCCCTCGTGGACATGTGGGTGGGGTTCCGGCCGGGGAGCCGGGACGACGCGCCCATCCTGGGGCCCACGGAGGTGGAGGGGCTCGTCCTGGCCACCGGCCACTATCGCAACGGGATCCTGCTCGCCCCCATCACCGCGGAGGTCATCTCCCACTACCTCCTCCACGGGGAGCTACCGGAGATCGCCCGGCCCTTCACCGTGGATCGGTTCCGGAGGGGCAGATCCGCCTCCCGCGGGCGGGAGTAGCGATCCCTCACGGCGGCTGCGCAAGCCGGGTCCGGAACTCAAGGGGCGTACACCCGAACCGGGCCCGGAAGCACCGGTGGAAGTGGGACAGGCTCTCAAACCCGCACCGCTCCGCCACCTGCTGCACCGTGTGGTCCGTGGTACGCAGCAGATCCGCGGCCCGCTGCAGCCGGCGCTGCAGAAGGTACTGCTTGGGGGACATGCCGAGGCCTGCACGGAAGAGCCGGCGGAGGTACGTGGGCGAGCACGCCGCGGCCTTCGCCAGTTCCTCCACCCGCACCCGACCCTCCATAGCCTCCAGGAGTTGGAACGCGGGGCACAGTACCCGTAGGGCCCGTCCCTCCTGCATCTGCAGGGGCCGGAACTCCCCGGGGTGTTCGTGCACCGTCCGCAGGAGCAGTTCCATCAACAGGGCCCGGCCCCGCGGCCGCCAGCCCGCGGGCCGGTGGATCGAAAGGCGCACGAGTTCCCGCACAACGCCCGCATCTTCCCTCCCCTCGAGGATCGCGGGGAACCCCAGCACCAGGAGCAGGCACTGGGCCCCCAGGACCCGGGCGGTGAAGTGGACGGAGAGAAAGCGGACAGGGATGGGCGCCTCCGCGGCGTGCGGAACCCCCTCCGGAATGAACAGGAGATCCCCCGGACCCGCGACCAGGGACCGGTTCCCGATCCGCCACCGGCTCCTGCCCTCCAGCACCAGGATGGCGAGGGCGTTGGGCACCGCACGGCGTTCCAGGGACCACCCGGCCTCCCCCGCGTACGCCCTCCCCTCCAAGAACTCGACCTCCGCGTGTCCCCACACCCACTCCCACGCCCCGAGCTCCCCCGCGGGCGGGTAGGGCGGGAATCCGAGCCTCCGATCCGGGATCACCGCCTGCACACTCCCAGGATGCCCCAGGTGGGCCCGGAAGACGAGGGGGTGGATCGG includes:
- the ribE gene encoding 6,7-dimethyl-8-ribityllumazine synthase codes for the protein MGQTFEGHLEGRGLRVGVVVSRFNEAITRLLLEGALDTLRRHGVEDVDVAWVPGAFEIPLVALRLAQSGRYHAVVCLGVVIRGETPHFEYVAGQSAAGVARAALESGIPVIYGILTTDTLEQALERSGTKAGNRGRDAALAAIEMANLLSTLPKAGG
- the thiO gene encoding glycine oxidase ThiO; translation: MTEDVVIVGGGICGLSIGWYLARAGRGVTILEKGQAGLGATWAAAGMLAPHAEAEPGEEWMLPLLRASRDRWAAFARDLETASGIPVDYRDEGTLVVALDRDDVERLRFLYDFQKRQHLPTEWLAGEEARRMEPYLSPRVVAALYSPLDHQVDNVKVARALAEAFRRAGGRLRENTEVTRIVVDQGRVLGVRLPHAFLEASTVVLAAGAWSATIPGLPDSVRPPVRPVKGQMLALQMRREAPLLRHVVWGPEAYLVPRRDGRLLVGATVEEKGFDGRLTAGGILQLLRGAWEVLPGVEELPLVDMWVGFRPGSRDDAPILGPTEVEGLVLATGHYRNGILLAPITAEVISHYLLHGELPEIARPFTVDRFRRGRSASRGRE
- a CDS encoding AraC family transcriptional regulator: MPKPTQTVPEPIHPLVFRAHLGHPGSVQAVIPDRRLGFPPYPPAGELGAWEWVWGHAEVEFLEGRAYAGEAGWSLERRAVPNALAILVLEGRSRWRIGNRSLVAGPGDLLFIPEGVPHAAEAPIPVRFLSVHFTARVLGAQCLLLVLGFPAILEGREDAGVVRELVRLSIHRPAGWRPRGRALLMELLLRTVHEHPGEFRPLQMQEGRALRVLCPAFQLLEAMEGRVRVEELAKAAACSPTYLRRLFRAGLGMSPKQYLLQRRLQRAADLLRTTDHTVQQVAERCGFESLSHFHRCFRARFGCTPLEFRTRLAQPP